The Vicia villosa cultivar HV-30 ecotype Madison, WI linkage group LG1, Vvil1.0, whole genome shotgun sequence genome includes a region encoding these proteins:
- the LOC131617490 gene encoding 22.7 kDa class IV heat shock protein-like produces the protein MSLQRLNMSMVPFLMLILLAGNFPFIAKGSLLPFLDSPNTLLSDLWSDRFPDPFRVLEQIPYGVENHEPSMTLSHARVDWKETPEGHVIMLDVPGLKKDDIKIEVEENRVLRVSGERKKEEEKKGDHWHRVERSYGKFWRQFRLPENVDLDSVKAKMENGVLTLTLNKLSHDKIKGPRMVSIVGEEDEKPSKIINDELK, from the coding sequence ATGAGTCTACAACGACTAAACATGTCAATGGTCCCATTTCTAATGCTTATTCTTCTTGCTGGTAACTTTCCTTTCATAGCAAAAGGATCACTATTACCATTCTTAGATTCCCCCAACACTCTCTTATCCGATCTCTGGTCTGATCGTTTCCCAGATCCATTTCGCGTCTTAGAACAAATCCCCTATGGAGTTGAGAATCACGAACCATCAATGACACTGTCACATGCTAGAGTAGACTGGAAGGAAACTCCGGAGGGACATGTTATAATGCTGGACGTGCCTGGGTTGAAAAAAGATGATATAAAGATAGAAGTGGAAGAGAATAGGGTGCTGAGAGTGAGTGGTGAaaggaagaaagaagaagagaaaaaaggagATCACTGGCACAGAGTTGAAAGATCTTATGGAAAGTTTTGGAGGCAGTTTAGATTGCCtgaaaatgttgatttggatTCTGTTAAGGCTAAGATGGAAAATGGTGTTCTTACTTTAACACTTAATAAGTTGTCACATGATAAGATCAAAGGCCCTAGAATGGTTAGTATTGTTGGAGAAGAGGATGAGAAACCATCTAAGATCATCAATGATGAGTTGAAATAA